The following are from one region of the Amycolatopsis sp. QT-25 genome:
- a CDS encoding response regulator transcription factor, with amino-acid sequence MTISVFLLDDHELVRTGLKTVFEAEDDLTVVGEASTAAEAYVRIPAVKPQVAVLDVRLPDGEGVSVCREIRASVDPPPACLMLTSYSDDDALFGAIMAGAAGYMLKQVSGGALVKAVRTVAAGGSLLDSTLTASVMNRLRGESDAPDPRYEQLSPQERRVLDHIADGLTNRQIAEKLYLAEKTVKNYVSSLLHKLGFERRTAAAVYATRRRKPSA; translated from the coding sequence ATGACGATTTCGGTGTTCCTGCTGGACGATCACGAACTCGTCCGCACCGGGCTGAAGACCGTCTTCGAGGCGGAAGACGATCTGACGGTGGTCGGCGAGGCGTCCACGGCCGCCGAGGCCTACGTGCGGATCCCCGCGGTCAAACCGCAGGTCGCGGTGCTCGACGTCCGGCTGCCGGACGGTGAGGGCGTCAGCGTCTGCCGGGAGATCCGGGCGTCCGTCGACCCGCCGCCCGCCTGCCTGATGCTGACGTCCTACTCCGACGACGACGCGTTGTTCGGCGCGATCATGGCGGGCGCGGCCGGGTACATGCTCAAGCAGGTGTCCGGTGGCGCGCTCGTCAAGGCCGTCCGCACGGTCGCCGCCGGAGGTTCGCTTCTGGACAGCACGCTGACGGCGTCGGTGATGAACCGGCTGCGCGGCGAGAGCGACGCCCCGGACCCGCGTTACGAACAGCTGAGCCCGCAGGAGCGACGGGTGCTCGACCACATCGCCGACGGGCTGACCAACCGCCAGATCGCGGAAAAGCTGTACCTGGCGGAGAAGACGGTCAAGAACTACGTGTCGTCCTTGCTGCACAAGCTCGGGTTCGAACGCCGCACCGCCGCGGCCGTCTACGCCACCCGACGTCGCAAGCCCAGCGCCTAG
- a CDS encoding GAF domain-containing protein gives MTPVRRESTADDAKAPRILDAVAGIAHDLGLSDVLRRLVESACELTGAPFGALSVLDSDEFIRFGDAWERPPPEDESRVVPIRMRGRIFGMLYLARKPDGEEFTEAEEDLLVALTAAAGVVIENAALFEQVQRRERWLEASYHVTGALLTDQDLTATLRLIAERARVVAGGSAGAVARPRGDGMLVFEIVEPPGPDADRLAGVTVPTEGTATGLAYTSGEPVVVREYGDKVLEHQGERGVTMPAMIKDLDSTVAVPLIVGEEKLGVLLVAKFRDKTPFSAYDVQLAETFAAHAALAVEFARAQQDRQRLAVFEDRDRIARDLHDLVIQRLFAIGLGLEGLSRLTGEPAVSGRVAGFAHEIDRTIREIRNSIFSLQEPAEAQGSLRSELLRVALDAGCASEPRVGFDGPLDSAVPDTVRSDLIATLREALSNVVRHAAATVVSVDVAVDRDGRRLELSVVDDGVGMPAEPGHRSGVANLAERAARWNGAFAVEARPEGGTRLDWSVELPARQGSVG, from the coding sequence GTGACGCCAGTGCGGCGGGAGAGTACGGCGGACGACGCCAAGGCGCCCAGAATCCTGGACGCGGTGGCTGGGATCGCCCACGACCTCGGTCTCTCCGACGTCCTGCGGCGCCTGGTCGAATCCGCCTGCGAGCTGACCGGTGCGCCGTTCGGCGCGCTGAGCGTGCTGGATTCGGACGAGTTCATCCGCTTCGGCGACGCGTGGGAACGGCCGCCGCCGGAGGACGAGTCCCGGGTGGTGCCCATCCGCATGCGCGGCCGCATCTTCGGGATGCTGTACCTCGCCCGCAAACCGGACGGCGAGGAGTTCACCGAAGCCGAAGAGGACCTGCTCGTCGCGCTCACCGCGGCGGCCGGGGTGGTGATCGAGAACGCCGCGCTGTTCGAGCAGGTGCAGCGGCGCGAACGCTGGCTCGAAGCCTCCTATCACGTCACCGGCGCGCTCCTGACCGACCAGGATCTCACCGCCACCCTGCGCCTGATCGCCGAGCGCGCCCGCGTCGTCGCCGGTGGTTCGGCGGGTGCGGTGGCCCGTCCGCGCGGTGACGGGATGCTGGTCTTCGAGATCGTCGAACCGCCGGGGCCGGACGCCGACCGGCTCGCCGGGGTCACCGTGCCGACCGAAGGCACCGCGACCGGTTTGGCGTACACGAGCGGCGAACCCGTCGTGGTCCGCGAGTACGGCGACAAGGTGCTCGAGCACCAGGGCGAACGCGGTGTCACGATGCCCGCGATGATCAAGGACCTGGATTCCACGGTCGCCGTCCCGTTGATCGTCGGCGAGGAGAAACTCGGCGTCCTGCTGGTGGCGAAGTTCCGCGACAAGACCCCGTTCTCCGCTTACGACGTCCAGCTCGCCGAGACCTTCGCCGCGCACGCCGCGCTCGCGGTCGAATTCGCCCGCGCGCAACAGGACAGGCAGCGGCTCGCCGTCTTCGAGGATCGCGACCGGATCGCCCGCGACCTGCACGATCTGGTGATCCAGCGGCTTTTCGCGATCGGGCTCGGCCTGGAAGGGCTCAGCAGGCTGACCGGCGAGCCCGCGGTCTCCGGCCGGGTGGCCGGCTTCGCGCACGAGATAGACCGTACGATCCGCGAGATCCGCAACAGCATCTTCTCGCTGCAGGAACCGGCCGAGGCGCAGGGCAGCCTCCGGTCGGAGTTGCTGCGCGTCGCGCTCGACGCGGGCTGCGCGTCCGAGCCCAGGGTCGGCTTCGACGGTCCGCTCGATTCGGCCGTGCCCGACACGGTCCGCTCGGACCTCATCGCGACCCTGCGGGAAGCACTGTCCAATGTGGTCAGACACGCGGCGGCGACGGTGGTGTCGGTCGACGTCGCGGTCGATCGCGACGGGCGGCGGCTGGAACTTTCGGTGGTGGACGACGGTGTCGGCATGCCCGCCGAACCCGGCCATCGCAGCGGCGTGGCGAACCTCGCCGAACGCGCGGCCCGCTGGAACGGCGCCTTCGCCGTCGAAGCGAGGCCGGAAGGCGGGACGAGGCTCGACTGGTCGGTGGAGCTGCCGGCCCGACAGGGGAGTGTGGGATGA
- a CDS encoding sigma-70 family RNA polymerase sigma factor, translating to MTVTEPVRPTYQPRPGEPDGEMIRAAISGDRRALGSLLTLLRPIVFRYCAGRLGGATRGISNAEDCAQEVLMAVLVALPRYNYQNTNFLPYVFGIASHKVADVRRNLARDPSAPVPDPEPDQDGPWNPTFEEVEKADRGRRLSRLFEVLSARQRDVLVLRVIHGFSAEETAGALGMASAGAVRVTQHRALNELRRVLRDDPDFAGEFTLF from the coding sequence ATGACCGTGACCGAGCCCGTGCGCCCGACATATCAGCCCCGGCCCGGTGAACCGGACGGCGAGATGATCCGCGCGGCGATCAGTGGTGACCGGCGGGCCTTGGGAAGTTTGCTGACGCTGCTCCGGCCGATCGTGTTCCGGTACTGCGCGGGCAGGCTGGGCGGGGCGACGCGTGGCATCTCCAACGCCGAAGACTGCGCGCAGGAGGTCCTCATGGCCGTCCTGGTCGCGCTGCCGCGCTACAACTACCAGAACACCAATTTCCTGCCCTACGTCTTCGGGATCGCCTCGCACAAGGTCGCCGACGTCCGCCGGAACCTCGCCCGCGACCCGTCCGCGCCGGTGCCCGATCCGGAACCCGACCAGGACGGACCCTGGAACCCGACGTTCGAAGAGGTCGAGAAGGCCGACCGTGGCCGCCGGTTGTCGCGGCTGTTCGAGGTCCTTTCGGCGAGGCAGCGCGACGTACTGGTGCTGCGTGTGATCCACGGGTTCAGCGCCGAGGAGACCGCCGGCGCGCTGGGCATGGCGAGCGCGGGGGCGGTCCGCGTCACCCAGCACAGGGCGCTCAACGAACTTCGCCGGGTGCTGCGCGACGATCCCGATTTCGCCGGCGAGTTCACGCTCTTCTAG